In a single window of the Desulfovibrio mangrovi genome:
- the hypD gene encoding hydrogenase formation protein HypD — translation MNVAESFRDPALCKGLLERLHSELDQPLRFMEVCGTHTVAIFQSGLRPLLPEGITHLSGPGCPVCVTHESEVAAFLDLAGRDDVILATFGDLMRVPGPKGRNLKLAKAEGARIEIVYSPIDALQLAIKNPGDTVVFLGVGFETTAPTIAGTVLMAKQQGLNNFKVLSFHKLVPPALKVLLDDPECAIDSFLLPGHVSTILGLEPYQFVAQNYKTPGVITGFDPVDILESLLIMVEQRKKEDYSIVNQYKRAVSDSGNARAREVMFSVFETADALWRGVGCIPESGLVFRDEFSNFDALKALDITVTEAPPTPGCKCGEVLKGKMQPGDCPLFGKGCTPAKPVGPCMVSTEGSCAAYYKYSV, via the coding sequence GTGAACGTAGCTGAATCCTTCAGAGACCCCGCGCTTTGCAAGGGGCTTCTCGAACGCCTCCACTCCGAACTGGACCAGCCCCTCAGATTCATGGAGGTATGCGGAACGCATACCGTAGCAATTTTCCAGAGCGGCCTTCGCCCGCTTCTGCCCGAAGGTATCACCCATCTTTCCGGCCCCGGATGTCCCGTATGCGTCACGCACGAAAGCGAAGTGGCCGCGTTCCTCGATCTCGCAGGCCGCGACGACGTCATCCTCGCAACCTTCGGCGACCTGATGCGCGTCCCCGGCCCCAAGGGACGCAACCTCAAGTTGGCCAAGGCGGAAGGCGCCCGCATTGAGATAGTGTATTCTCCGATCGACGCGCTGCAACTGGCGATCAAGAATCCCGGCGACACCGTCGTGTTTCTCGGCGTGGGCTTCGAAACCACCGCCCCCACCATCGCTGGCACCGTGCTCATGGCCAAGCAGCAGGGACTGAACAATTTCAAGGTGCTTTCCTTCCATAAACTGGTGCCGCCGGCGCTCAAGGTACTGTTGGACGACCCCGAATGCGCCATCGACAGCTTCCTGCTGCCCGGACACGTCTCCACCATTCTCGGGTTGGAGCCTTACCAATTTGTGGCGCAGAATTACAAAACCCCCGGCGTCATCACCGGTTTCGATCCCGTGGATATTCTGGAATCGCTGCTCATCATGGTGGAACAGCGCAAGAAGGAAGACTACAGCATCGTCAACCAGTACAAGCGCGCCGTATCCGACTCCGGCAACGCACGCGCCCGCGAGGTCATGTTCTCCGTCTTCGAGACTGCGGATGCCCTGTGGCGAGGCGTGGGCTGCATTCCCGAGAGTGGCCTTGTCTTCAGGGACGAGTTCTCCAACTTCGATGCTCTCAAGGCCCTCGACATCACCGTGACTGAAGCGCCCCCCACCCCCGGCTGCAAATGCGGCGAGGTGCTCAAGGGCAAGATGCAACCCGGCGACTGTCCCCTTTTCGGCAAGGGATGCACCCCTGCCAAGCCCGTCGGCCCCTGCATGGTTTCCACGGAAGGCAGCTGCGCTGCCTACTACAAATACTCGGTTTAA
- the hypE gene encoding hydrogenase expression/formation protein HypE: MSKATLAEQTLLLDHGSGGQASNRLIGSLFFKYFDNPILNAMNDAARLEIVGPLSMSTDSYTVDPIFFPGGDIGTLAVHGTVNDVAMMGARPKYLSCGFILEEGLPMETLERIVASMANAANEAGVTIVTGDTKVVPRGAVDKVFINTTGIGEIFASPAPTGSSAQPGDAVLVSGTMGDHGLTVLSGREGLNFATDIKSDSAPLNHMVEALISQIGDIHVLRDPTRGGLATTLNEIAGQSGVCINLREGDVPVRESVRNGCSFLGLDPLYLANEGKLICILPQEKAQAALELMRSMPYGADAAQVGTVRNGDDGPGKAGQVVLETPLGGHRLLAMLEGEQLPRIC; the protein is encoded by the coding sequence ATGAGCAAAGCAACTCTCGCAGAACAGACGCTACTTCTGGACCACGGCAGCGGCGGGCAGGCATCCAACCGGCTCATCGGCAGCCTGTTCTTCAAATATTTCGACAACCCGATCCTGAACGCCATGAACGATGCGGCACGGCTTGAGATTGTCGGCCCCCTCTCCATGAGCACGGACAGCTACACCGTTGACCCCATATTCTTCCCGGGCGGCGACATCGGCACCCTTGCCGTGCACGGCACCGTGAACGACGTGGCCATGATGGGCGCACGCCCCAAGTACCTCTCCTGCGGCTTCATCCTTGAAGAAGGCCTGCCCATGGAGACGCTGGAGCGCATTGTGGCCTCCATGGCCAACGCTGCCAACGAAGCGGGCGTGACCATCGTCACCGGCGACACCAAGGTCGTACCCCGTGGCGCCGTGGACAAGGTGTTCATCAACACCACCGGCATCGGCGAGATATTCGCCAGCCCCGCGCCCACCGGCAGCAGTGCGCAGCCCGGCGACGCAGTGCTCGTTTCCGGCACCATGGGCGATCACGGACTTACCGTACTTTCCGGTCGCGAAGGCCTGAACTTCGCCACGGACATCAAGAGCGACTCCGCGCCGCTCAACCACATGGTGGAAGCCCTGATCTCGCAGATCGGCGATATCCACGTACTGCGCGACCCTACCCGCGGAGGACTCGCCACCACCCTGAACGAAATCGCGGGACAGTCCGGCGTATGCATCAACCTGCGCGAAGGCGATGTGCCCGTACGCGAATCCGTACGCAACGGCTGCTCCTTCCTCGGCCTTGACCCGCTCTACCTTGCCAACGAAGGCAAGCTCATCTGCATTCTGCCGCAGGAAAAAGCACAAGCAGCGCTGGAACTGATGCGCTCCATGCCCTACGGTGCAGACGCCGCTCAGGTCGGCACCGTACGCAATGGTGACGACGGCCCCGGCAAGGCCGGACAGGTCGTGCTGGAAACGCCCCTCGGCGGCCACCGCCTGCTTGCCATGC